In one Rhodococcus sp. B50 genomic region, the following are encoded:
- a CDS encoding acyl-CoA dehydrogenase family protein, with the protein MEFELDDDLIAVEDLASQVFGSLATVERVVEVERTEGGFDTTLWKALADSGLLGLALPESAGGAGMGMLGLTTILQQQGRRVAPVPVWSTVAGAALPIAHFGSSTQTARFLPGLLDGSVVLTGAFDDTPGTSPTVTAIRKGDDLVVSGEIPSVPWAPAVAGVVVPVRCDDDSVAVVIAPVDATGVETTPVDVTGRGAEAAVRFADVHIGAEDVLIGDGEEIAAWTRRRIRVALAAVQLGVCEETLRATAKYTSERVQFGRPLSTNQAVALRAADAYLDTEAIRLTMRKAAWLLDVGREDEADSAALVAKWWASRGGVRVGLTGQHLHGGIGADIDYPIHRYFLWGRQLAFTFGGADATAAALGDVLDTAPPIGAAG; encoded by the coding sequence ATGGAATTCGAACTCGATGACGACCTGATCGCGGTCGAGGATCTCGCCTCACAGGTCTTCGGCTCGCTCGCCACGGTCGAGCGGGTCGTCGAGGTGGAGCGCACCGAGGGCGGTTTCGACACCACCCTGTGGAAGGCACTCGCCGACTCCGGCCTGCTCGGACTCGCCCTGCCCGAGTCCGCCGGTGGTGCCGGCATGGGGATGCTCGGACTGACGACGATCCTGCAACAGCAGGGCCGCCGCGTCGCGCCCGTCCCCGTGTGGTCGACCGTCGCCGGTGCCGCTCTCCCGATCGCCCACTTCGGGTCGAGCACCCAGACAGCCCGGTTCCTGCCGGGCCTCCTCGATGGTTCCGTCGTCCTGACCGGCGCGTTCGACGACACCCCCGGCACGAGCCCGACCGTCACCGCCATCCGCAAAGGCGACGACCTCGTCGTCAGCGGTGAAATCCCATCCGTCCCGTGGGCTCCCGCCGTTGCGGGAGTCGTCGTCCCCGTCCGGTGCGACGACGACTCGGTTGCCGTCGTGATCGCACCGGTGGATGCGACCGGTGTCGAGACCACCCCGGTGGACGTGACCGGTCGGGGTGCCGAGGCGGCCGTGCGGTTCGCCGACGTGCACATCGGCGCCGAGGACGTCCTGATCGGTGACGGTGAGGAGATCGCCGCCTGGACCCGTCGTCGCATCCGCGTCGCTCTGGCCGCCGTCCAGCTGGGGGTGTGCGAGGAGACGCTGCGGGCTACGGCGAAGTACACCTCCGAGCGCGTGCAGTTCGGTCGTCCCCTGTCGACCAACCAGGCCGTCGCCCTGCGCGCAGCCGACGCCTACCTCGATACCGAAGCGATCCGACTCACCATGCGCAAGGCAGCGTGGTTGCTCGACGTCGGACGGGAGGACGAGGCCGACTCCGCGGCCCTGGTCGCGAAGTGGTGGGCGTCCCGCGGCGGTGTGCGTGTCGGCCTGACCGGTCAGCATCTGCACGGCGGCATCGGGGCCGATATCGACTACCCGATCCACCGTTACTTCCTGTGGGGACGGCAGTTGGCGTTCACCTTCGGAGGCGCGGACGCCACAGCAGCCGCTCTGGGTGACGTCCTGGACACCGCACCCCCGATCGGTGCGGCCGGATAA
- a CDS encoding TetR family transcriptional regulator has translation MPRIGNARDGAEPTSAEQRRRQVRILEAAAELGSEHELSRVQMAEVAKNAGVAIGTLYRYFPSKTHLFVALLLHRLELGADRLPERKPGVNAREAITEVLVEMTRRFVDRPRLASAMLLSNSTAPAAVVPDSEEVRRTFHRILFEKAGLDDPTEQDRNAVRLLSMMWSGLLVAYLNGAATLEETEADVRSSCDLLLVHLSE, from the coding sequence GTGCCCAGAATCGGTAATGCACGGGACGGAGCGGAGCCGACCTCGGCCGAGCAGCGGCGACGGCAGGTGCGGATCCTCGAGGCCGCGGCGGAACTGGGGTCCGAGCACGAGCTGTCCCGTGTCCAGATGGCCGAGGTGGCGAAGAACGCTGGGGTCGCGATCGGCACCCTGTACCGGTATTTCCCGTCGAAGACGCATCTGTTCGTGGCGTTGCTGCTCCACAGACTCGAGCTCGGCGCCGACCGGCTCCCCGAGCGGAAGCCGGGTGTGAACGCGCGCGAGGCGATTACCGAGGTGCTCGTCGAGATGACCAGGCGGTTCGTCGACCGGCCTCGCCTGGCCTCGGCGATGCTGCTGTCCAACAGCACCGCCCCGGCGGCGGTGGTGCCGGACTCCGAAGAGGTGAGGCGGACGTTCCATCGGATCCTGTTCGAGAAGGCCGGCCTCGACGACCCGACCGAACAGGATCGGAACGCCGTGCGGTTGTTGTCGATGATGTGGTCCGGGCTGCTGGTGGCGTACCTCAACGGGGCAGCGACCCTCGAGGAGACCGAGGCGGATGTGCGGAGCAGCTGCGATCTGCTCCTCGTGCACCTGTCGGAGTAG
- a CDS encoding flavin reductase family protein, with protein sequence MQTRIPTHAAEFGVDLPTPDEMRRAMGRFASGVTVVTGLDEDGPTGFACQSFASVSLEPPLVLFCADHRGRAWPRIRNTGRFTVNVLGADQSDLCARFGSSRGLKFDGLDWELSRWGTPSLPDVLLRVHATVEDVHVAGDHDVVIGRVTELECLDDDSPMVFYRGAFGIERR encoded by the coding sequence ATGCAGACCCGGATACCGACCCACGCAGCCGAGTTCGGCGTCGACCTGCCCACTCCGGACGAGATGCGTCGCGCCATGGGTCGTTTCGCGAGCGGAGTCACCGTCGTGACCGGTCTCGACGAGGACGGACCCACCGGCTTCGCGTGCCAGTCGTTCGCGTCGGTCTCACTCGAACCACCCCTGGTGTTGTTCTGCGCAGACCATCGCGGACGTGCGTGGCCGCGAATTCGCAACACCGGCCGGTTCACCGTCAACGTACTCGGTGCCGACCAGAGTGATCTGTGCGCGCGCTTCGGGTCGAGCCGCGGCCTGAAGTTCGACGGTCTCGACTGGGAACTCTCCCGCTGGGGCACTCCGTCGCTGCCGGATGTTCTCCTGCGGGTGCACGCGACGGTGGAGGACGTACACGTCGCGGGTGATCACGACGTCGTCATCGGGCGCGTCACCGAGCTCGAGTGCCTCGACGACGACAGCCCGATGGTGTTCTACCGCGGGGCGTTCGGGATCGAGCGGCGGTAA
- a CDS encoding TerC family protein, whose translation MQVSLTTWLITIAVIAALFVFDFYAHVRKPHAPTLRESGFWSAVFIAIALVFGVFVFLNWGSTYGGEYFAGYVTEKALSVDNLFVFVILMATFAVPREYQQKVLTIGIVLALVMRGIFIAVGAAAINAYSWVFYLFGIFLIYTAVKLIRDHGNETESVSENKMVVLARKFLPVHDEYDGDKLVTRIDGKKMVTPMLLALLAIGFTDILFALDSIPAIYGLTEEPYLVFTANAFALMGLRQLFFLIGGLLERLVYLSYGLSVILAFIGVKLVLHALHENTLGWINGGEHVAVPEISTGLSLTVIVGVLVITTVASLLKTKQAKDTVDS comes from the coding sequence ATGCAAGTTTCCTTGACGACCTGGTTGATCACCATCGCCGTCATCGCGGCGCTGTTCGTGTTCGACTTCTATGCGCACGTGCGTAAACCTCACGCGCCGACCCTGAGAGAGTCGGGATTCTGGTCGGCGGTGTTCATTGCGATCGCACTCGTGTTCGGTGTGTTCGTGTTCCTGAACTGGGGATCGACCTACGGCGGTGAGTATTTTGCAGGTTATGTCACCGAGAAGGCACTGTCGGTGGACAACCTGTTCGTGTTCGTCATTCTCATGGCGACATTTGCAGTACCGCGTGAGTATCAGCAGAAGGTCCTCACCATCGGCATCGTTCTGGCGTTGGTCATGCGCGGGATCTTCATCGCCGTCGGCGCTGCCGCGATCAACGCCTACAGCTGGGTCTTCTATCTGTTCGGGATCTTCTTGATCTACACCGCCGTCAAGCTGATCCGCGATCACGGCAACGAGACCGAGAGCGTCTCCGAGAACAAGATGGTCGTCCTCGCCCGCAAATTCCTGCCGGTGCACGACGAGTACGACGGCGACAAGCTGGTCACCAGGATCGACGGCAAGAAGATGGTCACCCCGATGCTGCTCGCGCTTCTCGCGATCGGTTTCACCGACATCCTGTTCGCACTCGATTCGATCCCGGCGATCTACGGACTGACCGAAGAGCCGTATCTCGTGTTCACCGCCAACGCATTCGCCTTGATGGGCCTGCGCCAGTTGTTCTTCCTGATCGGCGGCCTGCTCGAACGCCTGGTCTACTTGTCCTACGGACTGTCGGTGATCCTTGCATTCATCGGCGTCAAGCTGGTGCTGCACGCGCTGCACGAGAACACCCTGGGCTGGATCAACGGTGGCGAGCACGTGGCGGTTCCGGAGATCTCCACCGGATTGTCACTGACCGTCATCGTCGGAGTTCTCGTCATCACGACCGTCGCGAGCCTGCTGAAAACGAAGCAGGCGA